Within Methyloversatilis discipulorum, the genomic segment GTGCGGCGGCGAGCACGGCATCGACGTCGGGCCGCGCAAGGCGCAGGCGCAGTTCGCGCTTCATGCGGCAGTTGTCGAGCACGCGCGACTCAGCCATGAAGGAAAGCGTCATCGGCGACAGCTTCTGCGCCGCCTCGGCACGCGTGACGCGCGGCGGGCGCGGCTGCGCGAAGGCGTCGGCCACTCGGTCGAAATAGTCGGCCATCTTCAGTCGGGTGTCGTCGCTGGCGTTGAAGGTGCGGCCGCCGCGCGCGCGATGCAGCGCGGCCCAGGCCAGACGGGCCAGGTCGTCGGCATCGATGTGATTGGTGTGCACGTCCTCGTCGGCGCGCAGCACCGGGTCGCCGCGCTGCAGGCGTTCCAGCGGCAGGCGGTCCGGGCCGTAGATGCCGGGCGCGCGCAGGATGGACACGGCGACGCCGCGCCGCGCCAGCGTGCGCACGGCGCGCTCGGCATCGACCCGTCGCTTGCCGCGCGCACTGGCCGGCCGCAACGGCCGGCTTTCCGGCACGAGGGCGCCGCCGCAGTCGCCGTACACGCCGCTGGTGCTGATGTAGCAGAGCCGGCGCACGCGGCCGGCACGCGCCAGCGCATCGACCAGCGCGCGACTGCGCGGGTCGGTCGCCGCGCCGGCATTCGGCGGCGGCGCGAAATGCCACACCCAGCCGGCGAGTGCCGCGACGCGCCGCAGGCTGCGCCGGTCATCAAGGTCGGCGCGCACGCAGCGCACGCCCAGCGGGCGCAAACCGGTCGCCGCGGCGTCGCTGCGCACCAGCGCCAGCACGCGTATCCGGCGGGCGAGCCAGGGCAGGGCGCGACGCGCAACGTCGCCACAGCCTACAATCAGCAGTCTTGACCGGGCGCCGCACCAGTTTGCAGGGGTGGCGCGTCGCGGTCTGCTCGTCATCTTCATTACCGGATTGTCTCACGCAGCCATGTCCTATCAGGTCACGCTCCAGCCCAGCCAGCACCAGTTCGCCACCGATTCCGAAACCCGCCTGCTCGACGCCGCGCTCGCCGCCGGCTTCAACCTGCCCTATGGTTGCCGCAACGGCGCCTGCGGTTCATGCAAGGGCAAGATCCTGTCCGGCACCGTCGACTACGGCCAGTACCAGGCCGCCAAGCTGACCGAACAGGAGAAGACCCAGGGCTACGCACTGTTCTGCGTCGCCAAGGCCTGTTCCGATCTGGTGCTGGAATGCCGCGAAGTGGGCGGCCTGAAGGACATCGCGGTCCGCACCCTGCCCACCCGCGTGCAGGAGATGCAGAAGCTCGCGCCCGACGTGATGCTGCTCAAGCTCAAGCTGCCGGCCAACGAAAGGCTGCAGTTCCTGGCCGGCCAGTACATCGACTTCCTGCTGAAGGAGGGCAAGCGCCGCAGCTTCTCGATCGCCAACGCGCCGCACGACGACGAATTCATCACGCTGCACATCCGCGAAGTGCCGGGCGGCCATTTCACCGGCCACGTGTTCGGCGCGATGAAAGAGCGCGACATCCTGCGTTTCGAAGGCCCGCACGGCAGCTTCTTCCTGCGCGAGGACGTCGAGCGGCCGGTGGTCATGGTGGCCGGCGGCACCGGCTTTGCTCCGATCAAGGCGGTGATCGAGCACGCGATCAAGATCGGCTACACGCAGCCGATCACGCTGTACTGGGGCGCGCGCACGAAACAGGACCTGTACATGCACGAACTGGCGCAGAGCTGGGTCGGTGCCCTGCCCGGCTTCCGCTACGTGCCGGTACTGTCGGAGCCAGCCGCCGGCGACGAATGGGATGGCCGCACCGGCTTCGTCCACCAGGTCG encodes:
- a CDS encoding SDR family oxidoreductase; its protein translation is MKMTSRPRRATPANWCGARSRLLIVGCGDVARRALPWLARRIRVLALVRSDAAATGLRPLGVRCVRADLDDRRSLRRVAALAGWVWHFAPPPNAGAATDPRSRALVDALARAGRVRRLCYISTSGVYGDCGGALVPESRPLRPASARGKRRVDAERAVRTLARRGVAVSILRAPGIYGPDRLPLERLQRGDPVLRADEDVHTNHIDADDLARLAWAALHRARGGRTFNASDDTRLKMADYFDRVADAFAQPRPPRVTRAEAAQKLSPMTLSFMAESRVLDNCRMKRELRLRLARPDVDAVLAAALNPPSTTS
- a CDS encoding CDP-6-deoxy-delta-3,4-glucoseen reductase; this translates as MSYQVTLQPSQHQFATDSETRLLDAALAAGFNLPYGCRNGACGSCKGKILSGTVDYGQYQAAKLTEQEKTQGYALFCVAKACSDLVLECREVGGLKDIAVRTLPTRVQEMQKLAPDVMLLKLKLPANERLQFLAGQYIDFLLKEGKRRSFSIANAPHDDEFITLHIREVPGGHFTGHVFGAMKERDILRFEGPHGSFFLREDVERPVVMVAGGTGFAPIKAVIEHAIKIGYTQPITLYWGARTKQDLYMHELAQSWVGALPGFRYVPVLSEPAAGDEWDGRTGFVHQVVMADLPDLSGHQVYACGGPAMIDAAKEDFTRQCGLPIEHFHADSFTYST